One Oncorhynchus masou masou isolate Uvic2021 chromosome 2, UVic_Omas_1.1, whole genome shotgun sequence genomic region harbors:
- the LOC135552585 gene encoding LOW QUALITY PROTEIN: uncharacterized protein LOC135552585 (The sequence of the model RefSeq protein was modified relative to this genomic sequence to represent the inferred CDS: inserted 3 bases in 3 codons) has translation MDNSSATRLSGRVRAAQLAAQAKLKSEEASKSEAKFLKIKAWSKSRIRQLEDELRKSQSGRVGPDVTSLRSRVTDLEEEREETLWKLEQYDEIKAKNDVLEAKLVVYEEQQRKMASDLEQVTKRAASQASESGSADDAQSQVLDWQEMVSEAVTARDRAREEKATMALRMSHMEEEREGLIEDDWFFPGCSDPVLASRQQELEEELVQARGLTGLHRGGKKMGGTAHQHSLQEDFEFDGKQAFHQDPHSGGSESTTPMEEGENMGGWWPEYTSPNTGGLRSVVEELELERNQLQEQILGLEDRCQDLEDRLQLQARIESLQVTFDVDEERRPFCVSQNESERLQGQLASLRSQQSRDAEKHHLLVTSLNEQLKGLSDTQECLETSLIEKENTLVKTSEKLELIDSLRDSLMEKEAQHKEVADKLLQSENNLTEVSTKCSTFVKQCSELKTSVADLTHKLSVLKDKTQKQEATIKTLQNDLDQTNDELDKLNTTHLEERSQLIHNLQSCEREIDNLRDVLSDKDKEILALSGNMAEYAEQIMVLKQEIQHKEEDLVRIETALTKSEREAEIIKDSQNSDQQALYTRTAELVEQLKDAENELIKAKEEKESRTVEVEELRKQVEEDKRTILELRGXIQQHNVGHRNHLLECETQISSLKEHVTVASQKLQESEGLISQLREASTSSKTLKDQLQDKEQTYEKELKSVKEERNKLNAEVSKHNDDLXTLSNQLEKQTECQVQLKKEMQEKLETISSLEEKLRAIQEEAEVEQQKFNTELQVRDSEKEKLAKDLQVKLENISNMKKLLKNMKTEKQQLQADLKEKADELKSQKQLVDELNKKSTAALELNSSLNSQKNGLTEENQRLQQDVAGKQKSISEMTDERDSLRNKVSDFETQHSENRKVIEGLLKDREELSVRANELNRVLEQNKQSISESLFEKTNECSLLTKTLREREETVARLQVQIDSLNTQVEQFHHNIAEKDKFVTDQNSQVEAQQSQLSQLQETMYLLQEQETALKTGLMEKNTVLQQKSDECSSLQNKLGQQKKLLSKLQGETKSLKGQCSQLTQCLEXKEETFRQMTQDCENHKAELNKRNESLKSLSSQLGVMNESSAKLESENTELKTTLENHGAENNKLRDEMEQRQAEVVGLHSHIQALSEQNQQLRAAYEIRDKELAQQMHVASELDRRVNVTLEQNTNLCSQLNSLTEEKQTLQQELAVQSESISELSKEKNLLQDKLSNFEMQHSENCKMIEGLLKDKNELSVAVEELNNVLEQNKQTVSESLLDKTNKCTNLTKLLRGSEEALAHSQDQVDSLNTQLDQLNNNITEKEKTIKNQNSQLEAQQRELSQLQETLALLQEQGTTLKSGLSEKDTMLQQKAEEWSSLQNKLNQLQGETKSLEGQCSQLTQHLEEKEETFRQMTQDCENHKDELNQRNESLKSLSSQLGVINESRAKLESENAELKTTLENHSAENKKLREEMEQRQTEILDLRDNIQALNEQNVRLKTELKNSFTEASKKLEEISVLKAEISNRDSYVSNLTKQLTAACSDRDSLGLNLQQRGESLKQQEMFIKQLQTKSVEGEGQMSQAITELQTQAQSLQKSLQDKDVSLHEAEKRLSLLREKFTLESEDFKTQLNSSAETMKQLQGDLRNAVEQSNQLSGRLEEQEAQLKQKVDDYVSLRTYVSELEDSTTQLRGQVDSLTSESSLLKETLKEKVKFILEAQSTSSAVSESLNSKLKTKDTECERLKEQVSYLQESVLKLNTKEAECECLKEQLSHLQESVSKLNSSLSAQSSEVAQLQQALEERETAVMDQSKALQELQRRADEAALFKTQFMESTELVSQLQDQIQELSTKSASLSQSAEENQSAFVNLQEKYATHLEELQEARTMLSQRAEEMSSLNKSLSESNSTVQAAECTIEVLRNESSLLRQDLRQIQTLNVDLSKQKEDALATHQRSTSTFTVEIERLKSQYLHVAAQVNALTENLEQREMSLHAINSQYTAQVKQAEQVVSEMQKLEEQNKKLREEIALSKQENQQRLDAAISEKNVCSKKFRNS, from the exons ATGGACAACAGCAGTGCCACGCGTCTCTCAGGAAGAGTCCGGGCGGCGCAG CTCGCAGCACAAGCCAAGCTGAAATCTGAGGAGGCCAGTAAATCGGAAGCCAAGTTCCTAAAGATAAAAGCCTGGTCAAAGTCTCGTATTCGACAGCTGGAGGACGAGCTGAGGAAAAGCCAG TCTGGTAGAGTGGGCCCTGACGTGACGTCCCTGCGTAGCCGCGTCACGGATCTGGAGGAGGAGCGGGAGGAGACGCTGTGGAAGCTGGAGCAGTACGACGAGATCAAGGCCAAGAACG aTGTACTGGAGGCCAAGCTGGTGGTGTACGAGGAGCAGCAGAGGAAGATGGCCTCCGACCTGGAGCAGGTCACCAAGAGAGCCGCCTCTCAG GCCAGCGAGTCAGGTAGCGCCGACGACGCCCAGAGCCAGGTGCTGGACTGGCAGGAGATGGTGTCGGAGGCGGTGACAGCCAGGGACCGTGCCCGCGAGGAAAAGGCTACCATGGCCCTGCGCATGAGccacatggaggaggagagagaggg ACTGATTGAGGATGACTGGTTCTTTCCCGGCTGCTCCGATCCAGTGCTGGCCAGCCGGCAGCAGGAGTTGGAGGAGGAGCTGGTGCAGGCCCGGGGTCTCACAGGGCTACATAGGGGCGGCAAGAAAATGGGAGGCACCGCCCACCAACACAGCCTGCAG GAGGACTTTGAGTTTGATGGCAAGCAGGCGTTCCACCAGGACCCACACAGTGGCGGATCTGAGAGCACCACCccgatggaggagggggagaacatGGGAGGTTGGTGGCCTGAGTACACTTCCCCCAACACAG GTGGCCTGCGGTCGGTAGTGGAGGAGTTGGAGCTGGAGAGGAACCAGCTGCAGGAACAGATCCTAGGACTGGAGGACCGCTGTCAGGACCTTGAGGACCGGCTGCAGCTGCAGGCTCGCATCGAGTCCCTACAG GTGACGTTTGATGTAGATGAAGAAAGGCGTCCATTTTGTGTTTCCCAG aACGAGTCCGAGAGACTACAGGGTCAGCTGGCCAGCCTTCGGAGCCAGCAGAGCAGGGATGCAGAGAAACACCATCTCCTGGTCACCAGCCTCAACGAGCAGCTCAAAG GACTGAGTGACACCCAAGAGTGTCTCGAAACCTCACTTATAGAGAAGGAGAACACATTAGTCAAGACCTCTGAGAAACTGGAGCTCATCGACAGCCTCCGAGATTCTTTAATGGAAAAGGAGGCGCAGCACAAAGAGGTCGCCGACAAGCTGCTTCAATCTGAGAACAAT CTCACTGAAGTCTCCACAAAATGCAGTACCTTTGTAAAACAGTGTTCAGAACTGAAGACATCGGTTGCAGATCTCACACATAAGCTGAGTGTGCTTAAAGATAAG ACACAGAAACAAGAGGCCACAATAAAGACTCTTCAAAATGACCTGGATCAGACAAACGATGAACTGGACAAGTTGAACACCACCCATCTGGAAGAAAGGTCTCAGCTGATCCACAACCTTCAAAGCTGTGAACGGGAGATTGATAACCTCAGAGATGTCCTCTCAGACAAGGACAAGGAGATCTTAGCCCTCTCGGGCAACATGGCGGAGTACGCAGAGCAGATCATGGTGCTGAAGCAGGAGATCCAGcacaaggaggaggacctggttcGCATCGAGACCGCCCTCACTAAATCGGAGCGGGAGGCAGAGATCATCAAAGACTCTCAGAACTCGGACCAGCAGGCTCTGTACACCAGGACGGCAGAGCTGGTGGAACAGCTGAAGGATGCAGAGAATGAGCTGATCAAGGCCAAAGAGGAGAAGGAGTCGAGGACagtagaggtggaggagctgaggaAGCAAGTGGAAGAGGACAAGCGGACCATCCTGGAACTTCGAG AGATCCAGCAGCACAACGTGGGCCATCGTAATCATCTCTTGGAGTGCGAAACTCAGATCTCTTCACTGAAGGAGCATGTGACTGTTGCTTCCCAGAAACTACAGGAGTCTGAGGGTCTTATCTCTCAGTTGCGGGAAGCAAGTACATCCAGCAAGACACTGAAAGACCAGCTCCAGGACAAGGAGCAGACGTATGAGAAAGAACTCAAATCGGTCAAGGAGGAACGGAACAAGCTTAACGCAGAGGTGTCCAAACACAATGATGACC AGACCCTGTCCAACCAGCTAGAGAAGCAGACAGAGTGTCAGGTACAGTTGAAAAAAGAGATGCAAGAAAAACTGGAGACAATATCCTCTCTTGAGGAAAAACTCAGGGCCATCCAGGAAGAGGCTGAAGTAGAGCAACAGAAATTTAACACAGAACTGCAAGTCAGAGATTCTGAAAAGGAGAAGTTGGCGAAAGACCTGCAGGTTAAATTGGAAAATATCTCAAATATGAAGAAGCTCTTGAAAAACATgaagactgaaaaacaacaactgCAAGCTGACCTGAAGGAGAAGGCAGATGAACTTAAGTCTCAAAAGCAGCTTGTAGATGAGCTTAATAAAAAATCTACGGCAGCTCTTGAACTTAACAGCAGTTTGAACTCTCAAAAGAATGGCCTCACAGAGGAGAATCAGAGGTTGCAACAGGATGTAGCTGGAAAGCAGAAATCCATTTCAGAGATGACAGATGAAAGGGATTCTCTGAGAAACAAAGTCTCTGACTTTGAAACACAGCATTCAGAAAACAGAAAAGTCATTGAAGGGCTTCTGAAAGACAGGGAGGAGCTGAGTGTTAGAGCCAATGAACTGAACAGGGTCCTGGAGCAAAATAAACAGTCCATTTCCGAGAGTCTATTTGAGAAAACAAATGAATGTAGTCTTCTAACTAAAACACTcagggaaagggaggagacagtTGCCCGTTTACAGGTGCAAATTGACAGTTTGAACACTCAAGTGGAGCAGTTCCATCACAACATTGCTGAAAAAGACAAGTTTGTCACTGATCAAAACTCACAAGTAGAGGCACAGCAGAGCCAGCTGTCGCAACTCCAGGAAACAATGTATTTACTGCAGGAGCAGGAGACTGCCCTGAAAACTGGGCTCATGGAGAAAAACACCGTATTGCAGCAGAAATCAGATGAGTGTAGCTCTTTACAGAATAAACTTGGGCAGCAGAAAAAGCTTCTATCCAAGCTACAGGGTGAGACTAAATCACTTAAAGGACAATGCTCacaactgacccagtgtctgg GAAAAGAAGAGACCTTCAGACAAATGACGCAGGACTGTGAAAACCACAAAGCCGAGCTTAACAAGAGGAATGAGTCATTGAAGTCACTAAGCAGTCAGCTTGGTGTCATGAACGAGAGCAGTGCGAAGTTGGAGTCTGAAAATACAGAGCTGAAAACTACTCTGGAGAACCACGGAGCAGAAAACAACAAGCTGAGGGATGAGATGGAACAGAGGCAAGCTGAGGTGGTTGGCCTCCACAGTCACATCCAGGCACTGAGTGAGCAAAACCAACAACTCCGAGCTGCTTATGAGATCAGAGATAAGGAACTTGCCCAGCAAATGCACGTTGCATCTGAGCTTGATAGAAGGGTAAATGTGACTCTTGAGCAGAACACAAACCTGTGCTCACAACTGAACAGTCTGACAGAGGAGAAGCAGACACTGCAACAGGAATTAGCTGTACAGTCAGAGTCCATTTCTGAATTAAGCAAGGAGAAGAACTTACTTCAAGATAAACTTTCCAATTTTGAAATGCAACATTCAGAAAACTGCAAAATGATTGAAGGGCTACTGAAAGACAAAAATGAGCTCAGTGTAGCAGTAGAGGAACTCAACAACGTCCTCGAGCAAAACAAACAGACCGTTTCAGAGAGTTTGCTGGACAAAACAAATAAATGTACTAATCTCACCAAATTGCTTAGAGGGAGTGAAGAGGCACTTGCACATTCACAAGACCAAGTTGACAGCTTGAACACCCAACTTGATCAACTGAACAACAACATAACCGAAAAAGAGAAGACTATCAAAAATCAAAACTCACAATTAGAGGCCCAGCAGAGAGAGTTGTCGCAACTCCAGGAGACATTGGCTTTATTACAGGAGCAGGGGACCACACTGAAATCTGGGCTATCAGAGAAAGACACCATGTTGCAGCAGAAAGCAGAGGAGTGGAGCTCTTTACAGAATAAACTTAATCAACTGCAGGGCGAGACTAAATCACTTGAAGGGCAATGCTCACAACTGACTCAGCATCTGGAAGAAAAAGAAGAGACCTTCAGACAAATGACACAGGACTGTGAAAACCACAAAGACGAGCTGAACCAGAGGAACGAGTCATTAAAGTCACTAAGCAGTCAGCTTGGTGTCATAAACGAGAGCCGTGCGAAGTTGGAGTCTGAAAATGCAGAGCTGAAGACCACTCTGGAGAACCACTCAGCAGAAAACAAGAAGCTAAGGGAAGAGATGGAACAGAGGCAAACTGAGATATTAGATCTTAGGGACAACATCCAAGCATTGAATGAACAGAATGTCAGACTAAAAACCGAACTCAAAAACTCTTTCACAGAGGCATCCAAGAAACTTGAAGAGATTTCAGTTCTCAAGGCAGAGATTTCTAACAGGGACAGTTATGTGTCTAATTTAACAAAGCAACTGACAGCAGCCTGCTCGGACAGGGATAGCTTAGGTTTGAATTTGCAGCAGAGAGGTGAGTCCCTAAAACAGCAGGAAATGTTTATTAAGCAGTTACAAACTAAGTCAGTAGAGGGTGAGGGTCAGATGAGCCAGGCCATCACTGAGCTGCAGACACAAGCTCAGAGTCTTCAGAAAAGCCTTCAAGACAAAGATGTTTCGCTGCATGAGGCGGAGAAACGGCTGAGTCTGCTCAGAGAGAAGTTTACCTTAGAATCTGAGGATTTCAAAACCCAGCTGAATTCAAGTGCGGAAACAATGAAACAGCTTCAGGGTGATCTGCGTAATGCGGTGGAACAGAGTAATCAGCTCAGTGGGAGGCTTGAAGAACAAGAGGCACAGCTTAAGCAGAAAGTTGATGATTATGTGAGTTTAAGGACATATGTTTCAGAGCTGGAGGATTCCACCACACAGCTCAGAGGTCAAGTTGACAGCCTGACCTCTGAGTCATCCCTGTTAAAAGAGACCCTGAAAGAGAAAGTCAAGTTCATCCTTGAGGCCCAAAGCACCTCCTCAGCTGTTAGCGAAAGCCTAAATTCAAAACTCAAAACCAAAGATACAGAATGTGAGCGCTTAAAAGAGCAGGTTTCGTACCTCCAAGAGTCCGTTTTAAAGCTCAATACCAAAGAGGCAGAATGTGAGTGCTTAAAAGAGCAGCTTTCACATCTCCAAGAGTCTGTTTCAAAGCTCAATAGTAGCCTCAGTGCCCAGTCCTCTGAAGTGGCACAACTTCAACAAGCCTTAGAGGAAAGAGAGACTGCCGTTATGGACCAGTCAAAGGCCCTTCAGGAGCTGCAGAGAAGGGCAGATGAAGCAGCCCTCTTCAAAACCCAGTTCATGGAGAGCACAGAGTTGGTGTCACAACTGCAGGATCAGATTCAGGAACTCTCCACTAAGTCTGCAAGCCTCAGCCAGTCGGCCGAGGAGAACCAAAGTGCCTTTGTAAATCTTCAGGAGAAGTATGCTACTCATTTAGAGGAGCTCCAGGAAGCTCGGACGATGCTTTCTCAAAGGGCCGAGGAGATGTCCAGTCTTAACAAGTCCCTCAGTGAAAGCAACAGCACAGTTCAGGCAGCAGAATGCACCATAGAGGTGCTGAGGAATGAGTCTTCCTTGCTACGTCAAGACCTTCGGCAAATCCAAACACTGAATGTCGACCTTTCAAAACAAAAGGAAGACGCCCTTGCTACCCATCAAAGGAGCACCTCAACATTCACTGTCGAAATTGAGAGACTAAAATCTCAGTATTTGCATGTGGCTGCTCAGGTAAACGCACTGACAGAAAATCTTGAGCAGAGAGAGATGTCTCTTCATGCCATTAACAGTCAGTACACAGCCCAGGTGAAACAGGCAGAGCAAGTAGTGTCAGAAATGCAGAAACTAGAAGAGCAAAATAAGAAGCTAAGAGAGGAGATAGCTCTGTCAAAGCAAGAAAATCAACAGCGGCTGGATGCAGCAATCAGTGAAAAGAACGTCTGCAGCAAGAAGTTCAGAAACTCATAA